The Camelina sativa cultivar DH55 chromosome 14, Cs, whole genome shotgun sequence genome includes a window with the following:
- the LOC104743886 gene encoding beta-galactosidase 5-like: MQGFTEKIVEMMKEHRFFASQGGPIILSQIENEFGPELKALGPAGHSYVNWAAKMAVGLNTGVPWVMCKEDDAPDPIINACNGFYCDYFTPNKPYKPTMWTEAWSGWFSEFGGTIPKRPVEDLAFGVARFIQKGGSYINYYMYHGGTNFGRTAGGPFITTSYDYDAPIDEYGLVQEPKYSHLKQLHLAIKQCEAALVSSDPHVTKLGNYEEAHVFTAGKGSCVAFLTNYHMNAPAKVMFNKRHYTLPAWSISILPDCRNVVYNTATVAAKTSHVQMVPSGSILYSVARYDENIATYGDRGTITARGLLEQVNVTRDTTDYLWYTTSVDIKASESFLRGGKWPTLTVDSAGHAVHVFVNGHFYGSAFGTRENRKVSFSAPVNLRGGANRIALLSVAVGLPNVGLHFETWATGIVGSVVLHGLDEGNKDLSWQKWTYQAGLQGEAMNLISPTEESSVDWIKGSLAKQNKQPLTWYKAYFDAPRGNEPLALDLKSMGKGQAWINGQSLGRYWMAYAKGNCGTCHYAGTYRQNKCQSGCGEPTQRWYHVPRSWLKPRGNLLVLFEELGGDVSRVSVVKRSVN; the protein is encoded by the exons ATGCAAGGTTTCACAGAGAAGATTGTCGAGATGATGAAAGAACATAGATTCTTTGCCTCACAAGGTGGACCCATCATCTTATCTCAG ATTGAGAATGAGTTTGGACCAGAGCTTAAAGCGCTTGGACCGGCTGGTCACTCTTACGTCAACTGGGCTGCGAAAATGGCTGTTGGTTTAAACACTGGAGTTCCATGGGTGATGTGTAAGGAAGATGATGCACCTGACCCAATC ATAAATGCTTGCAACGGTTTCTACTGCGATTATTTTACTCCCAATAAACCATATAAGCCAACTATGTGGACAGAGGCATGGAGTGGCTG gtTTTCAGAGTTTGGTGGAACCATTCCAAAACGACCTGTAGAGGATCTAGCATTTGGAGTAGCCCGTTTCATACAAAAGGGTGGATCGTATATAAATTACTACATG TACCATGGAGGAACAAACTTTGGACGTACAGCAGGAGGTCCATTCATCACCACTAGTTATGACTATGATGCTCCCATCGATGAATACG GGTTGGTCCAAGAACCTAAGTACAGCCATCTTAAGCAACTTCATCTGGCAATTAAGCAATGTGAAGCTGCCTTAGTTTCTTCTGATCCACATGTTACTAAACTAGGAAACTACGAGGAGGCTCATGTGTTCACTGCCGGCAAAGGAAGTTGTGTAGCTTTCCTAACCAACTATCACATGAATGCACCTGCTAAAGTAATGTTCAATAAGCGGCACTATACTCTTCCTGCATGGTCCATCAGCATTCTTCCAGATTGCAGAAACGTTGTTTACAACACTGCGACG GTGGCTGCAAAGACATCACATGTGCAAATGGTGCCATCTGGTTCCATCTTGTATTCAGTTGCTAGATACGATGAAAATATTGCTACTTATGGAGACCGTGGGACAATCACAGCCCGTGGATTGTTGGAGCAGGTTAATGTTACACGAGATACAACTGATTACCTGTGGTACACAACCAG TGTGGATATTAAGGCATCAGAGTCATTCTTGCGTGGAGGAAAATGGCCGACTCTTACGGTGGATTCTGCAGGACATGCTGTGCATGTGTTTGTCAATGGACACTTTTACG GATCTGCCTTTGGGacaagagaaaacagaaaagtttCGTTCAGCGCACCAGTCAATCTTCGAGGTGGAGCTAACAGAATCGCGCTTCTGAGCGTAGCAGTTGGTTTACCG AATGTTGGACTACACTTTGAGACCTGGGCCACTGGAATCGTTGGGTCGGTGGTGCTTCATGGCCTTGACGAGGGTAACAAAGACTTGAGTTGGCAGAAATGGACATATCAG GCTGGTCTGCAAGGGGAAGCAATGAACTTGATCTCTCCTACAGAAGAGTCCTCTGTTGATTGGATCAAAGGCTCATTGgctaagcaaaacaaacaaccttTGACATGGTACAAG GCCTACTTTGACGCGCCTAGAGGAAACGAACCACTGGCTTTGGATCTGAAGAGTATGGGAAAAGGGCAAGCTTGGATAAACGGGCAAAGCCTAGGGAGATACTGGATGGCTTATGCCAAAGGAAACTGTGGGACTTGTCACTACGCTGGAACGTACAGGCAAAACAAATGCCAATCTGGTTGTGGCGAGCCAACACAAAGATG GTATCATGTTCCGCGTTCATGGTTGAAGCCAAGAGGGAACTTGTTAGTACTCTTTGAAGAACTTGGTGGAGACGTTTCCAGAGTCTCTGTTGTGAAAAGATCAGTAAACTAA
- the LOC104742199 gene encoding thioredoxin H5-like, producing MAGEGEVIACHSYDVWNEKVKDANESKKLIVIDFTASWCPPCRFIAPVFAEMAKKFTNVVFFKIDVDELQSVAQEFKVEAMPTFVFMKEGEIVDRVVGAAKDEIHETLKKHGGLVASA from the exons ATGGCCGGGGAAGGAGAAGTGATTGCTTGCCACTCATACGATGTCTGGAATGAGAAGGTCAAAGACGCCAACGAATCCAAGAAACTG ATTGTGATAGACTTCACAGCTTCATGGTGTCCACCTTGCCGTTTCATTGCGCCAGTCTTTGCAGAGATGGCTAAGAAGTTCACCAATGTTGTCTTCTTCAAGATTGATGTTGATGAGTTGCAATCGGTTGCTCAGGAATTCAAAGTTGAGGCAATGCCCACTTTTGTTTTCATGAAAGAAGGCGAAATCGTTGATCGTGTTGTCGGCGCTGCCAAAGATGAGATTCATGAGACGCTGAAGAAGCATGGTGGTCTTGTTGCTTCTGCTTGA